A window of the Rubeoparvulum massiliense genome harbors these coding sequences:
- a CDS encoding S-layer homology domain-containing protein, translated as MNTWKKSAILMLVFALLVTMIPPLPKVQAITGAITIDQYGVANNIMPPMEKISKITTPSITISGNIQGITEDDIPYLYYVIEQVNESGTLVEGNRIFVRDNPAKIPMENGVFVKDRYEFDRVQLFEGVNKITVRYEKQGTIQESQPGYVIFRAAPTLYDLKVNGQEWKADKPYPETAESNTAVAIEGKGENLQEVWAKNTSDPERVVKVDPSRGQFYFNAGINPNSSYMLRLYPGDNYITLTGRGIGEDMYALERNLIYNTGAYSYNTKIALDTSEQLLAQQPAFNTEFATDPIQFKLNTDVRVPFTIDTNGNKTAKYTEVKVFINDENGTPIDIALTGGTSYELYEEFKLTDVSIPIHKNDVDAKGNVKLIVKFDDNNKRIYPFQIIKNDQLYITNAIANGTFLQDGNINLLTKTPVEFKVHVSKIQLGTDKNFTVKVGIDKAILDDTDKVDPTLITVNEEDSYYEIKFTDSEKFNNLSEGLHKIKIQVSNGTKTAELTYDVSYTPIPYVIFKSPYANQTFSEEGNITKITGYIMNFPYDSTVEEKITLKVGSFTKSLKELKGLTGYKLESRVDGIYFEIPTTKATWATGDGELFNKQGKTSIAFNFYSDTERKNVIAKSGIDIYMFTTKVPQFVNVMPIDNNTPAKFVKGNRPGVYHTTEDYIALQGDAINIKSLKMVVRKPNAKEENYYFTSSKYFSSKEIDLKKYDAVTDVKGFQTYLDNNTSRPHDERAKVKLAPTGTTIIELIAENDGLTTIQTIEIVKEPQTFRVIEPDLSKSNVVTTNILRVRVQAEGADKIIFNKKEAKKVVGETDVFEFYTKELKANKTNKIKVDVMRGEEKRSEEFEVIYADKVVPGAQYWTEFNGTIKAHSNMVQINVPKGTFLRRNDMSYTNYYLTPERQLVIAIADQKDGQVNRDGYSPDHGRGADLLQEPTERFFPISPLFWIDAGYIEKPRDEEHDITETIQGSGTLPYEGRAFYDREYKDLMVPITDNGKEVKLTLQYDEKIVDSGWPYVTVYHFHYYRDHRGIPGWRWENVGGVVDPKKHTITVPIKEFGYYQVMYMRRSFEDVISHPWARNNLDLMYSKGYMNNAAKNLFLPNETITRGEFATLLVKAFEIPLDYEGNLTFTDVYPSDYSTRGLYDYKRIETAARAGIIRGGLDGQFQPRNEITREDAAVMIARAAKIKLDSIEKAKPKLVKQFTDAGNIDDYAAPAVLSVVKAGMMAGKPHAAKEGEKSKFYYEPQGKLTRAEAATIAVNVLSNAKRIPKQ; from the coding sequence ATGAATACATGGAAAAAATCAGCGATCCTAATGTTAGTATTTGCACTTCTGGTAACGATGATCCCACCATTGCCGAAAGTGCAAGCAATCACAGGAGCAATTACAATTGACCAATATGGTGTAGCCAATAATATCATGCCACCAATGGAAAAAATCTCTAAAATAACAACACCTTCAATCACTATATCAGGGAATATTCAAGGAATCACCGAAGATGATATACCTTATCTCTATTATGTGATCGAACAGGTGAATGAAAGTGGAACCCTTGTTGAAGGGAATCGAATCTTTGTAAGAGATAATCCAGCGAAGATTCCAATGGAGAATGGTGTATTTGTTAAAGACCGATACGAGTTTGATCGCGTCCAACTCTTTGAAGGCGTCAACAAAATCACTGTACGTTATGAAAAACAGGGAACGATTCAGGAATCGCAACCAGGTTACGTTATTTTCCGAGCAGCACCTACGCTTTATGATTTGAAAGTGAACGGTCAAGAATGGAAGGCAGACAAGCCTTATCCTGAAACTGCCGAAAGTAACACTGCTGTTGCGATTGAAGGGAAAGGTGAGAACCTTCAAGAAGTATGGGCTAAAAACACAAGTGATCCTGAAAGAGTTGTAAAGGTAGATCCTAGCAGGGGACAATTTTACTTCAATGCAGGTATCAATCCTAACTCATCTTACATGTTAAGGTTATATCCTGGTGATAACTACATCACCTTAACAGGTCGAGGCATTGGGGAAGATATGTATGCCTTAGAGCGAAATTTAATCTATAACACAGGAGCATATTCTTACAATACAAAAATTGCTCTAGATACAAGTGAACAGCTCCTAGCACAGCAGCCTGCTTTCAATACTGAATTTGCCACTGATCCTATTCAATTTAAACTAAATACGGATGTTCGAGTCCCTTTTACAATCGATACCAATGGCAATAAAACAGCTAAGTATACCGAGGTAAAAGTCTTTATCAACGATGAAAATGGCACGCCTATTGATATTGCTTTAACAGGCGGAACATCATATGAACTATACGAAGAATTCAAATTAACTGATGTAAGCATACCAATTCATAAAAATGACGTTGATGCCAAAGGAAATGTGAAATTGATTGTGAAGTTTGATGATAATAATAAACGAATCTATCCTTTTCAAATCATTAAAAATGATCAACTATACATTACTAACGCAATTGCAAATGGCACATTCCTACAAGATGGTAATATCAATTTGCTAACGAAAACACCCGTTGAATTCAAGGTTCACGTGAGCAAAATTCAACTTGGTACTGATAAGAACTTTACCGTCAAGGTAGGTATTGATAAAGCGATATTGGATGATACCGACAAAGTAGATCCAACGCTGATAACAGTAAATGAAGAAGATAGTTACTATGAAATAAAATTTACTGACTCTGAGAAGTTTAATAACTTGAGCGAAGGACTGCACAAGATAAAGATCCAAGTATCCAATGGTACTAAGACAGCAGAACTCACCTATGATGTGTCCTATACACCAATTCCATACGTAATTTTCAAAAGTCCCTATGCAAATCAAACCTTTAGCGAAGAAGGGAATATCACCAAGATTACTGGTTACATCATGAATTTCCCTTACGATAGTACGGTTGAAGAAAAGATTACATTGAAAGTGGGTTCATTTACTAAATCACTAAAAGAACTCAAGGGCTTAACAGGGTATAAATTGGAGTCAAGAGTGGATGGTATATATTTTGAGATACCTACTACAAAAGCAACATGGGCCACAGGTGATGGCGAGCTATTTAATAAACAAGGTAAAACAAGTATCGCCTTCAATTTCTACAGTGACACAGAACGCAAAAATGTAATCGCAAAAAGTGGAATTGACATTTATATGTTCACCACGAAAGTACCACAGTTTGTTAATGTCATGCCAATTGATAATAACACCCCTGCAAAATTCGTTAAGGGGAATAGACCAGGCGTTTATCATACGACAGAAGATTATATTGCCCTTCAGGGGGATGCAATTAATATCAAGTCATTGAAGATGGTAGTACGTAAACCTAATGCCAAAGAAGAAAATTACTACTTTACATCTTCAAAATACTTTTCTAGCAAAGAAATAGATTTGAAAAAATACGATGCTGTAACCGATGTAAAAGGATTTCAAACTTACCTAGATAATAATACATCGAGACCTCATGACGAGCGCGCAAAAGTGAAGCTTGCACCTACTGGCACGACCATCATTGAATTGATTGCAGAGAATGACGGATTAACAACAATTCAGACCATTGAAATCGTGAAAGAACCACAAACCTTCCGCGTCATTGAACCAGATCTATCAAAGAGCAATGTTGTCACAACGAACATTCTCCGGGTTCGTGTTCAAGCTGAAGGTGCCGATAAAATCATTTTCAACAAAAAAGAAGCCAAAAAGGTTGTAGGGGAAACGGATGTATTTGAATTCTACACCAAGGAATTGAAAGCGAATAAAACCAATAAGATTAAAGTAGATGTCATGCGTGGAGAAGAAAAGCGAAGCGAAGAATTCGAAGTGATTTATGCAGACAAGGTTGTACCTGGAGCGCAGTATTGGACAGAATTTAACGGTACAATCAAAGCTCATTCGAATATGGTTCAAATTAACGTACCCAAAGGAACTTTCCTGCGTCGAAATGATATGAGCTATACCAATTACTATTTAACACCTGAAAGACAATTAGTCATCGCAATTGCTGACCAAAAAGATGGGCAAGTGAATCGAGATGGATATTCACCTGACCATGGTAGAGGAGCAGACTTACTCCAAGAACCTACCGAACGATTCTTCCCTATCAGCCCTCTATTCTGGATTGATGCAGGCTATATTGAGAAGCCAAGGGATGAAGAGCATGATATTACCGAAACGATTCAAGGATCTGGCACCTTACCATATGAGGGTAGAGCATTCTATGATCGAGAGTACAAAGATTTAATGGTCCCTATCACGGATAATGGTAAAGAAGTGAAATTGACCTTACAATATGATGAAAAGATCGTCGATAGTGGTTGGCCATATGTAACGGTGTATCACTTCCACTATTATCGTGACCATCGTGGTATTCCGGGATGGAGATGGGAAAACGTTGGTGGTGTCGTAGATCCGAAGAAACACACCATTACTGTACCAATTAAGGAATTTGGATACTATCAAGTCATGTATATGCGTCGCAGTTTTGAGGACGTAATTAGCCATCCATGGGCGCGTAATAATCTTGATTTGATGTACTCAAAGGGTTACATGAACAATGCAGCTAAGAACTTGTTCTTACCGAATGAGACTATCACTCGTGGAGAATTTGCTACATTGCTTGTTAAAGCATTTGAAATTCCATTAGATTATGAGGGCAACTTAACCTTTACAGACGTATATCCTTCCGATTACTCAACACGTGGGCTATATGATTATAAACGAATTGAAACAGCTGCACGGGCTGGTATCATCCGAGGAGGACTGGATGGACAGTTCCAACCTCGAAATGAGATTACTCGTGAAGATGCAGCAGTCATGATCGCAAGAGCAGCGAAAATCAAACTGGATTCCATTGAAAAGGCAAAACCAAAACTCGTAAAGCAATTCACAGATGCAGGAAATATTGATGACTACGCAGCTCCAGCAGTTCTATCGGTTGTTAAAGCGGGCATGATGGCAGGGAAACCACATGCAGCGAAAGAAGGAGAAAAGAGCAAGTTCTACTATGAACCCCAAGGGAAATTAACACGTGCAGAAGCTGCAACGATTGCAGTGAACGTATTAAGCAACGCGAAGAGAATTCCAAAACAATAA
- a CDS encoding glycosyltransferase family 4 protein, which translates to MTALYWGIFFLALAIAWVVTPLVKRLALKWKVVSYPNARRVHTSAMPQMGGLAIFIGVTVAFIYIMLHPNLPYWHEAIGIFLGSTIVLITGMIDDKYQISPRKKLLGQLLAATVVVVSGLSIDMVNLPFNGRWDLSWLGIPFTILWIVGVTNAINLIDGLDGLAAGVSAIATATMLIMAILMGNVVVILYACALLGATLGFLYFNFHPAKIFMGDTGALFLGFMLASLSVLGFKHVTFFSFIIPIVMLGVPIWDTLFAIVRRKLNNQPISMADKGHLHHRLLQMGFTHRQTVLIIYGISMVFGLNAIIFSVSTLWVALTMLVVLLLGIQFSSEMLGLLSHHRPLLSLLHLEHLARQPHVTATATAHGQGSGQKK; encoded by the coding sequence ATGACGGCACTCTATTGGGGAATATTTTTCCTAGCTTTAGCCATTGCCTGGGTGGTCACACCATTGGTCAAGCGCTTAGCATTAAAATGGAAGGTTGTATCCTATCCCAACGCGCGGCGTGTTCACACGTCTGCGATGCCACAGATGGGGGGCTTGGCCATTTTCATCGGGGTAACGGTGGCCTTTATCTATATTATGCTCCACCCCAATCTACCTTATTGGCATGAAGCGATCGGTATCTTCCTTGGTAGTACAATTGTGTTGATTACAGGTATGATCGACGATAAATATCAGATTTCACCACGGAAGAAGCTGCTCGGGCAACTCCTAGCTGCGACGGTCGTGGTGGTATCTGGACTGAGCATTGATATGGTGAATCTACCATTCAATGGTCGCTGGGATTTGAGCTGGTTAGGCATCCCCTTCACCATTCTCTGGATTGTGGGGGTTACCAATGCCATCAACCTCATCGATGGATTAGATGGATTAGCAGCCGGTGTCTCGGCCATTGCTACCGCCACCATGCTAATCATGGCTATTCTGATGGGGAATGTTGTAGTTATTCTCTATGCCTGCGCATTGCTCGGTGCAACGCTCGGCTTTCTCTACTTTAACTTCCATCCCGCGAAGATCTTTATGGGAGACACAGGAGCACTCTTCTTAGGTTTCATGCTTGCCTCACTTTCCGTGTTAGGCTTTAAGCATGTTACCTTCTTCTCCTTCATCATCCCGATCGTCATGCTGGGCGTACCCATTTGGGATACACTCTTTGCCATCGTACGACGGAAGTTGAATAATCAGCCGATCTCCATGGCAGATAAGGGACATTTGCATCACCGTCTCTTACAGATGGGCTTCACCCATCGGCAGACTGTCTTAATTATCTATGGGATCAGCATGGTCTTTGGCTTGAATGCCATTATCTTCTCTGTTTCCACCCTTTGGGTGGCGCTCACCATGTTGGTGGTGTTACTCCTTGGAATCCAGTTTAGCTCGGAGATGCTAGGATTGTTGAGCCATCATCGTCCTCTTCTTAGCTTGTTGCATCTGGAGCATCTAGCACGGCAGCCCCATGTAACGGCAACAGCCACTGCACATGGGCAAGGAAGCGGACAGAAGAAGTAA
- a CDS encoding WecB/TagA/CpsF family glycosyltransferase: MVNNKQASHHGGLPTTLILDIPFSTLTFAETVDWCTQRIEAKEATHVVTANPEIVMMAQRNLSFRRILQEAEMVTPDGIGIVIAAKWRNQPIYERVTGYDLFQALLQVGETKGWSVFLLGASPDANTGAEAKIKERFPGVRVVGRQHGYFPPEAEGRIVERIQEAKPDLLVVAMGAPRQEEWIARYREELPPMLMIGLGGSLDVMAGKVKRAPQWVQSIHMEWLYRLLKQPSRWKRMLDLPRFLYHAWKE, encoded by the coding sequence ATGGTGAATAATAAACAGGCAAGCCACCATGGAGGCTTGCCAACCACTTTGATTCTAGATATCCCATTTTCCACCCTCACCTTTGCTGAGACGGTGGATTGGTGCACGCAACGGATTGAAGCGAAGGAAGCCACCCATGTGGTGACAGCCAATCCGGAGATCGTGATGATGGCACAACGAAATCTCTCATTTCGCCGGATTTTGCAGGAGGCCGAGATGGTGACACCGGATGGGATCGGGATTGTGATAGCAGCCAAGTGGCGCAACCAGCCCATCTATGAACGGGTGACTGGTTACGACCTCTTCCAAGCACTTCTACAGGTGGGTGAGACGAAGGGTTGGTCAGTCTTCCTGCTCGGTGCCTCTCCCGATGCCAATACAGGAGCAGAAGCGAAGATCAAAGAACGTTTTCCCGGTGTCCGTGTAGTGGGACGGCAGCATGGTTACTTTCCTCCTGAAGCGGAAGGAAGGATTGTGGAACGTATCCAAGAGGCCAAGCCCGATCTCCTGGTGGTGGCCATGGGAGCACCTCGGCAGGAGGAGTGGATCGCTCGCTATCGTGAGGAGCTTCCACCGATGCTGATGATTGGTTTAGGGGGAAGCCTTGATGTCATGGCGGGGAAGGTGAAGCGGGCACCGCAATGGGTGCAGTCCATTCATATGGAGTGGCTCTATCGTCTGCTGAAGCAGCCTTCACGCTGGAAGCGGATGCTGGATCTCCCACGTTTTCTCTATCATGCTTGGAAAGAGTGA
- a CDS encoding VanZ family protein has product MKNENKHAVQKRSYGRRSYFWWLLLLFWLGVIFIFSSQPYQVQDIRPFLAQHVDRAWVEAKLGDWTFIYEGREISIATRGVPAFLEFLIRKVAHIVAFAFLALVTWLILQRYWPRLGWRTYPVAFFLTILYAILDELHQYFTPGRLASWTDVMIDGAGALVILIIIALIQFIGWFISGFREN; this is encoded by the coding sequence ATGAAGAATGAGAATAAACATGCTGTTCAAAAACGTTCATATGGTCGGAGGAGCTACTTCTGGTGGCTTCTCCTCTTATTCTGGCTGGGCGTCATCTTTATCTTCTCATCACAGCCCTATCAGGTCCAGGATATTCGTCCATTCTTGGCACAGCATGTGGATCGGGCTTGGGTGGAAGCGAAGCTAGGGGATTGGACATTCATCTATGAAGGGCGAGAGATCAGCATCGCAACACGAGGAGTGCCTGCTTTTCTGGAGTTTTTGATCCGCAAGGTAGCGCATATCGTGGCGTTTGCCTTTCTAGCCCTTGTGACATGGCTGATCTTACAGCGATATTGGCCACGCTTAGGCTGGCGTACCTATCCCGTCGCTTTTTTTCTAACCATCCTGTATGCTATCCTCGATGAATTGCATCAGTATTTTACCCCTGGACGTCTTGCCTCTTGGACCGATGTGATGATCGATGGAGCAGGCGCACTGGTCATCTTAATCATCATCGCATTGATTCAATTCATAGGCTGGTTTATTAGCGGTTTCAGAGAGAACTGA
- a CDS encoding SAM hydrolase/SAM-dependent halogenase family protein produces the protein MQWKRLVFTALALVLVVVLIQPAFASTAGNDGQGNQTAQPVQPAPSDLPASSAGNQGVAEEQIQMKKVERNALVLQSDFGLKDGAVSAMKGVAFGVDRELAMFDLTHEIPAYDIWEGAYRLMQTASYWPAGTVFVSVVDPGVGTERSSIVLKTKTGHYFVGPDNGSFGLVAESMGVEAVRQIDETKNRLEGSEESYTFHGRDVYAYTGARLASGQISFEEVGPLLEAKVTAIPYQKAELKNGVFKGNIPILDIQYGNVWTNIDKKLFDQWKPQYGDQFLVKIYHEKALIYEGTIPYQYSFGGVEEGEPLLYFNSLMNLSLAINMDNFAAVHQVGSGAEWSIEITKIKK, from the coding sequence ATGCAATGGAAACGTTTAGTATTTACAGCTTTGGCGTTGGTGCTTGTGGTGGTGTTGATTCAGCCGGCGTTCGCGAGTACAGCTGGCAATGATGGGCAAGGGAATCAAACAGCTCAGCCAGTTCAACCAGCTCCATCAGATCTGCCAGCTTCGTCAGCAGGGAATCAAGGGGTGGCTGAAGAACAAATACAAATGAAGAAGGTAGAGCGAAATGCATTGGTCCTTCAGTCGGACTTTGGCTTGAAGGACGGGGCGGTGTCAGCCATGAAAGGGGTAGCCTTTGGCGTCGATCGTGAGTTGGCCATGTTTGATTTGACCCATGAGATCCCTGCCTATGATATTTGGGAGGGTGCTTACCGCTTGATGCAGACCGCTAGCTATTGGCCAGCAGGAACGGTGTTTGTCTCTGTGGTGGATCCAGGTGTGGGGACAGAGCGCTCATCCATTGTGTTGAAAACAAAGACAGGCCATTATTTTGTGGGACCCGATAACGGCAGCTTCGGCTTGGTGGCAGAGTCCATGGGTGTGGAAGCAGTGCGGCAGATCGATGAGACGAAGAATCGCCTAGAAGGCTCAGAGGAATCCTATACCTTCCATGGACGAGACGTCTATGCCTATACAGGGGCACGCCTTGCTTCAGGGCAGATCAGCTTTGAGGAAGTGGGTCCTTTATTAGAAGCCAAAGTGACAGCCATTCCTTATCAAAAGGCGGAGCTGAAGAATGGGGTATTCAAGGGCAATATTCCCATCCTGGATATTCAATATGGCAATGTGTGGACCAATATTGATAAGAAGCTTTTCGATCAGTGGAAGCCTCAGTACGGTGATCAGTTCCTCGTAAAAATCTATCATGAAAAAGCATTAATATATGAAGGAACGATTCCCTACCAATACAGCTTCGGTGGTGTAGAGGAAGGAGAGCCCTTGCTTTACTTCAATAGCTTGATGAACCTATCACTGGCCATCAATATGGATAATTTTGCAGCAGTGCATCAAGTGGGATCTGGGGCAGAATGGAGTATTGAGATCACAAAGATAAAGAAGTAA
- a CDS encoding SAM hydrolase/SAM-dependent halogenase family protein: protein MTDFGLKDSAVSAMKGVAFGVDPELKMFDVTHEIPAYNIWEASYRLYQVAAYWPEGTVFVSVVDPGVGTDRKSVVMKDKAGHYFVTPDNGTLGLVAEDLGIESIREIDESKNRLQGSEDSYTFHGRDVYAYTGARLASGTITYEEVGPELPAEVVTMPYQKAELKDDVLSGNIPILDVQYGNVWSNIGKDLVDELGIKIGDMVHVEFYQGDKQVYAGDMKYCHTFGDVEEGQPLLYLNELLYLSAAINMDSFSDVHEVYAGNDWTMKVSKVK, encoded by the coding sequence ATGACGGACTTTGGTCTTAAAGACTCTGCCGTCTCTGCAATGAAAGGGGTAGCCTTTGGTGTTGACCCTGAATTAAAAATGTTTGATGTAACTCATGAAATTCCTGCTTATAATATCTGGGAAGCATCCTATCGTTTATACCAAGTTGCTGCTTACTGGCCAGAAGGAACTGTTTTTGTTTCTGTAGTAGACCCTGGTGTCGGTACAGATCGCAAATCTGTTGTAATGAAGGACAAAGCAGGCCACTACTTTGTAACTCCTGACAATGGTACTTTAGGATTGGTTGCAGAGGATCTTGGTATTGAATCCATTCGGGAAATTGATGAATCTAAGAACCGTCTTCAAGGCTCTGAAGATTCCTATACCTTCCATGGTCGTGACGTTTATGCCTATACCGGTGCACGTCTAGCTTCTGGTACCATCACTTATGAAGAAGTAGGTCCAGAGCTACCTGCTGAAGTGGTTACCATGCCTTATCAAAAAGCAGAATTGAAGGATGACGTACTATCTGGTAATATTCCAATTCTTGATGTGCAATACGGAAACGTATGGAGTAATATCGGAAAAGATCTTGTAGACGAGCTTGGTATTAAGATTGGTGATATGGTTCACGTAGAATTCTACCAAGGTGACAAGCAAGTTTACGCAGGCGATATGAAATATTGCCATACCTTCGGTGATGTTGAAGAAGGTCAACCATTGCTTTACTTAAATGAATTGCTCTATCTATCTGCTGCTATTAACATGGACAGCTTCTCTGATGTTCATGAAGTATATGCAGGGAATGATTGGACAATGAAGGTTAGTAAAGTGAAATAA
- a CDS encoding putative holin-like toxin, producing the protein MSVYHALSLMLTFGVLIIMLLDKRK; encoded by the coding sequence ATGTCAGTATACCATGCATTATCACTAATGCTCACATTTGGTGTATTGATCATAATGCTACTAGATAAAAGGAAATAG